One genomic segment of Balaenoptera musculus isolate JJ_BM4_2016_0621 chromosome 11, mBalMus1.pri.v3, whole genome shotgun sequence includes these proteins:
- the CDKN1A gene encoding cyclin-dependent kinase inhibitor 1, with protein MSEPCRDARQIPRSSKACRRLFGPVDSEQLRQDCDALMASCVQEARERWNFDFVTETPLEGDFAWERMRGLGLPKLYLPAGPRGTRDDLGGGKWPSTSSALLQGTSQEDHVDLSLSCTLVPRSPERPEGSPGGPGTSQGRKRRQTSMTDFYHSKRRLISSKRKP; from the exons ATGTCAGAGCCATGCAGGGATGCCCGTCAGATCCCGCGCAGCAGCAAGGCGTGCCGCCGCCTCTTTGGCCCGGTGGACAGCGAGCAGCTGCGCCAGGACTGCGACGCCCTGATGGCCAGCTGCGTGCAGGAGGCCCGAGAGCGATGGAACTTCGACTTTGTCACCGAGACACCACTGGAGGGTGACTTCGCCTGGGAGCGCATGAGGGGCCTTGGCCTGCCCAAGCTCTACCTGCCTGCAGGGCCCCGGGGGACCCGGGACGACCTGGGAGGGGGCAAGTGGCCGAGCACCTCATCTGCCCTGCTGCAGGGGACATCTCAGGAGGACCACGTGGACCTGTCGCTGTCCTGCACCCTCGTGCCTCGCTCCCCTGAGCGGCCTGAGGGGTCCCCGGGAGGGCCGGGCACCTCCCAGGGACGAAAACGGCGACAGACCAGCATGACAG ATTTCTATCACTCTAAACGCCGGCTGATCAGCTCCAAGAGGAAGCCCTAA